One stretch of Mus pahari chromosome 5, PAHARI_EIJ_v1.1, whole genome shotgun sequence DNA includes these proteins:
- the Mpz gene encoding myelin protein P0, with translation MASGAPSSSPSPILAALLFSSLVLSPALAIVVYTDREIYGAVGSQVTLHCSFWSSEWVSDDISFTWRYQPEGGRDAISIFHYAKGQPYIDEVGTFKERIQWVGDPRWKDGSIVIHNLDYSDNGTFTCDVKNPPDIVGKTSQVTLYVFEKVPTRYGVVLGAVIGGILGVVLLLLLLFYLIRYCWLRRQAALQRRLSAMEKGRFHKSSKDSSKRGRQTPVLYAMLDHSRSTKAASEKKSKGLGESRKDKK, from the exons ATGGCTTCTGGGGCTCCCTCATCCAGCCCCAGCCCTATCCTGGCTGCCTTGCTCTTCTCTTCTTTGG TGCTGTCTCCAGCCCTGGCCATTGTGGTTTACACGGACAGGGAAATCTATGGTGCCGTGGGCTCCCAGGTGACCCTACACTGCTCCTTCTGGTCCAGTGAATGGGTCTCAGATGACATCTCTTTTACCTGGCGCTACCAGCCTGAAGGGGGCCGAGATGCCATTTCG ATCTTCCACTATGCCAAGGGACAACCTTACATCGATGAGGTGGGGACCTTCAAAGAGCGCATCCAGTGGGTAGGGGACCCTCGCTGGAAGGATGGCTCCATTGTCATACACAACCTAGACTACAGTGACAACGGCACTTTCACATGTGATGTCAAAAACCCACCGGACATAGTGGGCAAGACCTCTCAGGTCACGCTCTATGTCTTTGAAAAAG TGCCCACTAGGTATGGGGTGGTGTTGGGAGCTGTGATCGGGGGCATCCTCGGGGtggtgttgttgctgctgttgctcttCTACCTGATTCGGTACTGCTGGCTGCGCAGGCAGGCTGCCCTTCAGAGAAGGCTCAG TGCCATGGAGAAGGGGAGATTTCACAAGTCTTCGAAGGACTCCTCGAAGCGCGGGCGGCAG ACGCCAGTGCTGTATGCCATGCTGGACCACAGCCGAAGCACCAAAGCTGCCAGTGAGAAGAAATCGAAAGGGCTGGGGGAGTCTCGCAAGGATAAGAAATAG
- the Pcp4l1 gene encoding Purkinje cell protein 4-like protein 1, with product MSELNTKTPPAANQASDPEEKGKPGSIKKAEEEEEIDIDLTAPETEKAALAIQGKFRRFQKRKKDSSS from the exons cTTAACACCAAAACACCTCCAGCAGCCAACCAGGCATCTGACCCTGAGGAAAAAG GAAAGCCTGGCAGCATCAAGAAGGccgaggaggaagaagaaattgaCATTGACCTGACAGCGCCAGAGACAGAGAAGGCCGCCCTTGCAATCCAGGGCAAGTTCCGGCGAttccagaagagaaaaaaggattcCAGCTCCTGA